The genomic window GCCTGGAAGGACAGACAATGAAATAAAGAACTACTGGAGAACCAAAGTCCAGAAACAGGCAAAGAAGCTTGAATGCGACGTTAACAGCCCCAAATTCAGGGACGCCTTGCGTTACGAGTATACCCCTCGTTTAATAGAACAGATCAGCCGTGCTAAACACGAGTCACCCTCTGGTCAATTGACCTATGGAAACGAAACTGAGTCGGTCCAGGTCGACCAGATTCTCCTACCTGAGTCTTCGTCGGAAACCCAAGTCACATACGGTTCAACTGTAGCAGAGACATGGGGTATAGATGAGCAGAGCAATGGCAATGGTTGGCTTGGTGGTGGAGATTACTGGATGGAGAGTGAGTGGTGTGAAGAGAATATTTGGTTCTTACAACAGCAGCTTTATGATGATGAGGATGATGTGATCTAATCAGATTAATCATATATATGAATAAACCAaagtaaaaaaatgaaagggtTTCTTTTGGAGATTCTGTTCTCGAATGGACTCTTTTTCATATGGAAATTCACTACTTTTTGGAATGTAAATATTTCACTCAACAATCAAAAAAGAAAATGCCTGGCATCATCACGACAAATAATAATATTCTCTACTTTACGATTACAACAGTTTAGTTTTGGTTAAATTCCCATTAcattaatttactcaattttttttgCGGAGATTAATAGTAAGAGTgtttaggggtgagcattcgatcgaatcgaatcgaaaattttcgagttaatcgagttttcgaatctcattttatcatcctaactttatttgaagttttttcaaatcgagtcgagtgagatggaattcgaatcgaatcaaatcgaatatatttgttcgagttaaattttaaaaaataattttggatccttgtaaccattgtcacccatcataataaaatttgtacaccttaatcaaattttttattaactttcatcacttcataatttatttattaattttttatatattggttagcttttTTGCTTgtttagttgtttcaattatcttcagattcttgttactatatattttagaattaaaaaatatattaaatgtaaaaatatgattttttaataaaatttattttaaaaataaaatgtgaaattgataccaatataaaattttaacacgaatattttatggcataattaataattcaattttaatataaatattcaatatgactaaacaatttaataatataagtaacataaaatgtgaaatttaatttaataatataaataaatttattactatttatgtttagtgattttttttggataattttgattttttatttgagagtaaagggtgagaagtaaaagtttaggggaaaaataaaaaagttttgggaataaaagtttgagggaaagtaaataggggagtaaaattttggaggtaaaatatttaaaaaaaattggagagggagggtttgggatagataAGAGGtgagatgggaagggaataaaagttttagggaaaaaGTGGGAGGGATTAAAAATttggggggaaaataaaaggttttgagggtttttgggattaaaattttgagaaaaaataaatgggagagtaaaattttggtgggaaatggattttgggtagattgaggggttgggaggggaggggggTAAAAGTTTtcgggggaaagtgggaaggagtaaaagttttgagggaaaagtaaaaaggtttgggagtttggggtaaaaatgtaaaatattatagtttgatattcgaattattcgaattattcgagttattcgaattcgaaaactcaactcgattcgaactcgaaattcgaaaaaaaattcaagttgatttgaataactcgattaactcgaataactcgattcgtttaactagaaattcgaatttttttcgattttttcgagtcgaatcgagttttgctcacccctaggaGTGTTCAAACTtcggttaaaatcgaattaatcaACTAAATCAATCTAATTCAGTTAATCAATTTGGTTCAGTCGGAGATCAGTTAAAGGGATTTTGGAATTTCAATTAACTGTTAATTTAGTTCAAAATCGGATAATTAATAgaattaaccgaacttaataaataattagGCTATTACTAATTCAGATAATTCGGTCAAAtgaatattatcaaatttttttatgttttatacttgttttaacaaaaaaaacatataaattttggttaatttggttaaccgaccgaattaaccgaaatattcCGGTtcagttaagtttttttttcaaaatttcggtTCGATTAATGGTGAAAGGATTAAAAAGtttggttaattcgattaatactAGTCTAGTTTAGTTATTTGAACACGCCTACTGTTTGAGCTGAAGTAACATTTAAAACCCTCTTAATGACGACTCCAGTTTAAATCTTGATCAAGCaataatggttaaattcattaaattttgctatttccaaaatttgatgcaacaaatatattgcatacataatatcatatcagcttattattttcacatattactcataaaaaaaatacatttaatgtatttaatggtTGACATATGCGTAAAGAGAAATTCAAAAAGTTCAAGACTAAGAATAATCTGGTTAGAGAACATGGATTACATCTACAACATTACACATAGCGCaagaataaaaatagaatttaaccaaacaaatttaactattacTGTTTGGGTTAGACTAAAACTTCTAAATTGGAAAATTAAAGAAACTAAAACGGACTTATTCAAAAAGTATAATAACTAAAATTGATCAGATTAAATTATGAaactaaattcataacttacatagaATATGAGATTAGTAACaaatttgggtaaactacaccggAAGTCACCTTAAAATAGTAtcgttcctattttggtcactttacaatactttttgttaatataatttactctaattaagataattgttcGAATTGGTCACTgccattaaaattttcattaatcaaCTAACGGACTACTGACGTGACACATTAACCAATTGAATGACATTTTCTTAGCTAGTTATATTCAGGACCTAATatgattttcttgtttttttttaataaaaatttcattcgtTCGTACGTAAAtcattacaataaaaaaattataaatattacaatacaTTAGAAATTAAGTCCAaagaaatacatataaaaataaacatgaacgTTTGGTTGAAAGTCAAATTATACCAAAACAAAATACGGATTGGTACGTCGGATCTGACATTGACGATTGTATCCCTTAAAAAACCTATAAAATctcataaataaaacattaacgccatgtttggtttggtgtattggctatgccaatacacccctaatcggtgggccccacctaatccCCCTTTAATCCGccgtttggttcaatgtattgctAATCCCCCTCTAATCTGTTACTTTcctaatcggtgaaaaccaccgatttctattccccctCTTTTCCCCAGATTAGGTGACGCTTCAGCAAagcctccctgttttaccctccccgatcccctttgtttctcttctgttccttctaGCTTCATCCGATTTGCTTCCTTGTTTCTTTGCTTTTCATTTCTGCCGATTTACCCTCCCAGTTTCTTTTCAtccgattttcttttcttttcttttctgccgatttgctccccccgtttcttttcttttctttttcggccgatttgctcAGTTTCTGTCGATTTGCGTCATCGGTTAGTTTTCCTAACCCGATAGAATAATATCCGTTTCTCAAGTTTGATTGCTATTTTTGCTTGtagcattttttattttttattttttttagttctgACCTTTTCTTTAGATAAAATTGCTTTTGTGTTTGATAcgtgtgatttttttttgttaattagcTTGGAGAAGAGCTTGGAGATATTTATGATATAGAATTGCTTCGTGTTTTCCTCCAAGGTTTATCTTGCTACAGACCTGCTTCTTTTTCTGAGTTCATTTGGTTTGATGTTGAGCAATTAGACTATGTATTCCCCTTATTCTAGATTTCATGTTTACATTTCTGATGAGATATTTTCTTTGATATCCATTTTGCAATTGCATTATGCTCTTGATGGAACAATTTGGTCTTTTGCCTTGAGTTTGCTTTATTGTCATCCCATTATCTTCATATGTAAATATGACCTGCTTTGTATGTTTGAAAACTTGACCCTTTGACTGAGGTCTGGTAAATCCACAGTTTTTTTTTTGGATGGAGCATATGGGATTGTCTAAGTTCTAATCCTCAATAATTGATTAGTGACCCAGAAAACTTTAGTTCAAGAAAATATACAATGGAGGGTTGAAGCTTTGTCCTCCTAGGCCTGGTTATTCTATTATAAGTTCTGGTTTCATTTTTGTCTGTTTCCTTTAACAAGTTGGCAACTCATGGACAAGATAAAAGGGAAACTGGGCGAAATTTGCAATATAACCAATGTAGAAAAATAGTTTTGATCATATAGCTACCTATTATACAAATTCTTTGAatgaaacttttataattttcaaagaaGCATACTAAACAGATTAGCTTTGTTTTAGACTTTTAAAGAATATTGTCAACTTTGCTACGGTCACAGTGTGTGGGTAAAGACCATTATATTGAATCTGCATTTCTAACTAGTTTCCTCCGACACACTAGATTTGCTGGAGTGGATTATTAATGATCAAAAACTTTACAGGTTGCCGTAAGCTTGTGGGTTGCTGCTGTTATTGGAAGTCGGTGCAACTTTTTGACTGTTTTGTACATTGgtaagaaattttattaaattatcttgCATTAATAGCATGGTAGTTCCATAGAAGGGGAAAAAAAGCATGGTAATACTCTAATGTTTGGTTGTCTACTATGTTACTCGGACTTCGGTGTGAGTGGCAGATTTGGGTATGTATCTAACACAGATATGTTCAATTCTTTCTTagtttttccatatatttggagGGTTCTTGAAGGGGGGTATATCCTTGTACCCTTGTCCAAAAATGTGCTGGACACGGGTGGTTCAAGAAAAACGAAAAGTCAGAACAACATAGGTTGTCTGTACCATACTGTCTTATGCCGAAAATATTCTGTTTATGGAACCCACCTTTGGTTCATTAGTCCAATAAATTTAGTATTGCTCAATGCCTGCGAAATGATTATCTAGTTGTATTTACTTATTTATCTTGGTTGACTTGAGCATAGCCATGAATGTTAGCTTTATGCATTGAACAAACACTTGCCCTTTCTCTTTTTGCATTCGAAATTTTTACCTAAGATAATTGTTGCCTTACGGACATAGGCCATGGCCCCCAACTAAACAAGTAAACCCATTGCAAAAATGATTTTGTTCTGTCAAGTTGGAACCGAGGTTTCCAAGATTTATCAAGTGTAATTGGTGACTGATTTTTCCAAAGTGGGAATCTAGcattgaacttttatttatttcagtcaaGTAATTGGGTGGATTTACCATTAAAAGGACAGCTAGAATAAATTGAACTAGGTATAAGCATGTTGAAGTTCGGTGTTAAACATTTTATTTGCTGATTTTTGGAACTTGGCTTGTTCTCTGTTTTAGCTAATGGGATTCTTGCTGCTTGCATAAATTGTTATTTGCTATTTCTGAATTAGGGGATGTTGAGTCAGTTTTAAAATTACACTATTTGATCTGCACTAACTTCTAAGAGATAAAGGAAGTTAAAATTTAAGCTTATGCTTTGTGCCTCTATGCACTTATTCTGTGGTGGTTATATAGACTTCTTAACAAAATGGCAATTATTGTGGTGTTTTTAAAGTCCCAAAATGGCAATTAGCCTAATTGCAATTATACTATGTAAACCTagaatctaattttaaaaaataaaaataaacatgcaagTTTCTTAAC from Gossypium hirsutum isolate 1008001.06 chromosome D12, Gossypium_hirsutum_v2.1, whole genome shotgun sequence includes these protein-coding regions:
- the LOC107947544 gene encoding transcription factor MYB108; the encoded protein is MDVRKGQWTEEEDSMLKAYVTLHGEGRWNSAARFSGLRRTGKSCRLRWLNYLRPAVRRGSITLEEQLLIIQLHSIWGNRWSKIAEHLPGRTDNEIKNYWRTKVQKQAKKLECDVNSPKFRDALRYEYTPRLIEQISRAKHESPSGQLTYGNETESVQVDQILLPESSSETQVTYGSTVAETWGIDEQSNGNGWLGGGDYWMESEWCEENIWFLQQQLYDDEDDVI